A region of the Zhihengliuella halotolerans genome:
CGCTTCGACGCCCTCAAGCTCTGGGTCTCGCTGCGGTCGATGGGCGCCGAGGCGATCGGCGCGCTCTTCGACGAGCTGATCGATCTCGCCGCCACGGCGGCCTCCCTCGTCGCCGCGCACCCGGAGCTCGAACTCGCCGCCGAGGCGCAGTTGAGCACCGTCGTCTTCCGCTTCGTGCCCGCCGGGCACGACGACGCCGCCCCCGGGGCCGCCATCGCTCTGAACGCGCTGCAGGACGAAATCCGCGCCTCCCTCTACTCCTCGGGCGAGGCCATGGTCGCGGCGACGACCGTCGACGGCGCCCGCCACCTCAAACTCACGCTCCTGAACCCCCGCGCCACGCTCGCCGACCTCGAAGCGGTGCTGACCGCCGTCGTCGTCGCGGGCGCCCGCCTGACCGAGGAGGCTGCACGTTGATCCCGTCCCCCACGACCGACCTGACGGACGGCCAGGTGTTCGACGCGGTCGGCATCGGCGCCGGCCCGTTCAACCTCGGCTTCGCCGCGCTCGCGACCGGCGCCCCGGACCTGCGCGTGGCGGTGTTCGATGCCGCCGACGACTTCACGTGGCACCCCGGCATGATGCTGCCCGGCACGCACCTGCAGGTCCCCTTCATGGCGGACCTCGTCACGCTCGCGGATCCGAGCAACGAGCACAGCTTCCTCAACTACCTCAAGGCCTCCGGCCGCCTCTACCCCTTCTACATCCGGGAGAACTTCTATGCGCTGCGCCGCGAATACAGCGACTACCTGCGCTGGGCAGCGCACCGGCTGGACTCGGTGCGCTTCGGCCACACGGTCACGGACGTCACCCACGAAGACGGCTCCTATCGGGTCACCGTGCAGACGCCTGCGGGTGCACGCACGGTCCGCGCGCTGAACCTCGTGCTCGGCACGGGCACGCAGCCGTGGGTCCCGGACACGGTGGACCCCGTCGCGCTGGCCACGGGTGACGCCTTCCACACGAGCGAGTACGCGCACCGGCGCACGCAGCTGGCCGACCGGCACCGGATCGCCGTCGTCGGCAGCGGCCAGTCCGCCGCCGAGGTCGTCGCGGACCTGCTGGAGACTTGGGTGGACACCCCACACGAGGAGACGGGTGAGCCGCGCGAGCTGGTCTGGATGACGCGCTCGCCGCGGTTCTTCCCGCTCGAATACACCAAGCTCACGCTCGAGATGACCTCACCCGAGTACATCGACCACTTCCATGGCCTGCCCACGTCCCGACGCGACGCTCTGGGTGCGGCGCAGAAGGGCCTCTACAAGGGCATCAACGCCGACCTGATCGACCACATCCACGAGCTCATGTACATGCGCGACGTCGAGTCCGCACCCGGGCGCGTGCGCCTCATGGCGGCCACGTCGCTCGACACGCTGACCTCCCGCGTCGACGGGCTGCGCCTGAACGTCCACAACGACGACGACGGCGGGGCGCACGCCCTCGACGTCGACACCACCGTGCTCGCCACCGGGTACGGCTACCGCGAACCCGGCTTCCTGTCCGGCATCGAGGACCGCATTCGCCGGCTGCCCGACGGCCGGTTCGACGTGGACCGCGAGTACTCGATCGGCGTCCACTCCGACGTGCTGGTCCAGAACGCCGAGCTGCACACGCACGGCTTCACCGCCCCCGACCTCGGCATGGGCGCCTACCGCAACTCCGTGATCATCAACCGGATCGCCTCCCGCGAGGTCTATCCGGTGGAGCAGCGCATCGCGTACCAGGAGTTCGGTTCATCGAAACCCGCCGCCGGCACCACCCATCAGTACGACGACGCAGCACCCGCCACCGCGCCCGCCGAAACCGGCGCCGCACCCCGCCAGGAGGCCACCCGATGACCCTGACCACCGAGACCACCGCAACCGCCGGCACTCGCGCGACGACGCCGTCGATCACCTTCCGTCCAGTAGCACCGCAGGCCGACGCGGCCCTGCTGCATTCCTGGATCGCCACCGAGCACGCCCGATTCTGGGGCATGCCGGAAGCGACCGAAGCTGAGGTGCGCGCCGAGTACGAGCGCCTCGACGCCGAGACACACCACCGCGCGCTGATCGCCGAACGCGACGGTGTCCCGCAGTTCCTGGCCGAGGTCTACGACCCGGCGCACTCGCAGCTGGCCGGGCAGTACGCCCATCGCGACGGCGACGCCGGCCTGCACCTGCTGCTGCCGGCAGCCGAGTCCCCCGTGCCCGGCTTCAGCGAGGCGGCCATGACTGCGGCGCTGACCCACGTCTTCTCGGACCCGTCCGTGGTGCGCGTGGTCGTGGAGCCGGACGCCGCGAACACGGCCGTGCACGCACTGAACTCCCGCGTCGGGTTCCGCCCCCTCGGCCGCGTGGACCTGCCGCCGTTCGGATCCGAACCGGCCAAGCGCGCGCTCCTGTCCTTCTGCGACCGCTACGACTTCGCCCGGGCCACCGGTGCCGCGTCGACGATTGCCGCGCATCTGGACCCGGTGCGCTGGGCCGCCGCCAACCGCCACGTGGTCGCGAAGGCGATCGGCGAATTCGCCCACGAGCGCATCTTCGAGCCGGAGGCGACGGACGGCGGCACGTACGTGCTGCGCGGAACCGGGCGCGACGGCGTCGTGCACGAATACGCCTTCGCCGCGACGCGGCACCTGCTCAACCATTGGCGTGTGGACGCGGACTCGCTCACCCACACCGCTGGCGGGGTGGCGCAGAGCGTCGACGCGCAGGAGTTCGCCGTCCAGTTCCAGACGGTGCTGGGGATCTCCGACGCGCAGCTTCCGACGTACGTCGAGGAGCTCGGTTCGACGCTCGCCAGCCACTGCTACAAGCAGCTGCATTCGACCGCTTCGGCCGCCGAGCTCGCCGCCGGCACCGGCGAACCGATGGTCGACTTCCAGCGCATCGAGGCGGCGATGACCGAGGGGCACCCGTGCTTCGTTGCCAACAACGGCCGGCTCGGGCTCGGCGCCCAGGACTACCTGGACTACGCGCCGGAGACCGGGAGCGCGGTGGCGATCGAGTGGGTGGCGCTGCACTCCTCCCGCGCGCGGTACGACGCGGTGCAGGGCCTGGCCCACCGCGACCTGCTGGCCGCCGAGCTCGGCACCGGGACGCTCGGCGCGTTCGACGCGCGCTTGGCCGCGGCGCTGGCGGGCACCGGGCTCGACCCGGCGGACTACCTGTACCTGCCGGTGCACCCGTGGCAGTGGGAGCACCGGCTCGCGGTGACCTTCGCCCCGGACGTCGCAACACGGAAGATGGTGCACCTGGGCGCCGGGGATGACCTGTACCAGCCGCAGCAGTCGATCCGGACGTTCTTCAACCGGACCAGCCCGGAGAAGTGGTACGTGAAAACCGCCTTGTCGGTGGTGAACATGGGGTTCCTGCGCGGGCTGAGCGCGAAGTACATGGAGTCGACGCCGGCGATCAACGAGTGGCTCGAGGAAGTCGTGGCCTCCGACGCCGAGCTGCACGAGCGCCGCGTGGAGCTACTCAAGGAGGTCGCCGCCGTCGGCTACCGGAGCCCGCTCTTCGAGTCCGCAACCGATGCGACGAGCGCGTACCGAAAGATGCTGGCCGCGCTGTGGCGCGAGTCCCCGGCCGAGCGGATCGGCGAGGACGAGCAGCTGGCCACCATGGCGTCCCTGTTGCACGTCGACGCGGACGGCAACTCGCTGGCCGCGGCCATGATCCGCCGGTCGGGGGTGGGCGCGGAGGCGTGGCTGCAGTGCTACCTCGATGCGTACCTCGTCCCGCTGGTGCACTTCCTCATCCGCTACGACCTCGTGTTCATGCCGCACGGCGAGAACATCATCCTGGTCACCCGCAACGGCCTGCCGGACCGGATGCTCATGAAGGATTTGGCGGAGGAGGTCGCGGTGATCGGGCCGAGGACCCCGCTACCCGAGGACATCGAGCGCATCCGCGTGGACGTACCGGCCGAGGAGCGGGTCTTCTCGATCTTCACGGACGTCTTCGACTGCTTCTTCCGGTTCCTCGCGCCCCTGCTCGCGGGCGAGGGGCTGATCACCGAGGAGGAGTTCTGGGGTGTCGTCCGTGAGCGGCTGCGCGCCTACCGGGAGCGGAACCCTGAGCTCGCGGCGGACTTCGACGAGCTCGGCCTCTTCGCCGACGGATTCTCCCTCTCCTGCCTGAACCGGCTGCAGCTGCGGAACAACCAGCAGATGCTGGACCTGGGAGACCAGGCCGGCGGGCTCATCTACGCGGGCACGCTGGAAAACCCGATCGCCTAGCAATTCCGCAATGACGAGTGGCGGTCCGAAACGAATTCGGACCGCCACTTCTCGTTGCGCATTGGATTGAACGACCACGGAGTCCGCATCTCTCCGCCCCTGCGCAACGCCGACGCCGTTACGCGTCGAGGAGGTTCGCGACCGCTAAAATTTCGGCGTCGCTCAGCCCGGCGGCGCGGTCCCCGCCCGGCGCGCGGAGCAGTCCCTCGACGTCGGTCGCGGCGAGGAACGTGTGCAGACGCTCGAGCTTCTCACCGAGCAGTTGTCGGAGCTGCTCTTCCGGTACGTGGGACTCGTACGGGTGCTTGATCGGGCTGACCGCGTGCCACGCGTTGATGCCGCGCAACCCCGACGCGTACTGGTCCGCGACGAGTTCCTCGCGTCCCGCCAGTTTCAGGGCCAAGCTCACGATGAGCCCCGTCCGGTCCCGGCCGGCCGAACAGTGCACGACGACGCCGCCCCCGCGTCCGCCCGCCTGCGCCAGCGCCCGGAACGCCGCGGCGATCTTGTCGGGGAACATCTCGGCGTTCACCGCGTAGTAGGCCGGATCGCTCAGGTAACGGCCCACCCGGGCCATGAACTCGGCGTTGCCCTGGTCCTCAGTCGGCGCGGACAGGATGCGCATGTCCGGCAGCAGTTCGGCCGGAACCTCGGGATCGGTGGGACGCCGGACCCGCTCGTCGGGGTTGCGCAGGTCGACGACGGCGCGGACCCCGTCGTCGTACATGTCCTGCCACCCGGCGGCCGTGAGCCACTCACGCCGGCCCATGCGGAACAGCCGGCCGGCGACGTGGTGGGCGTTGACGGCTCCGTCCCACGGCAGGCTCGAGTGGGCGATGGGCGACGTCATGCGCCGTACCGCGCGACCCGGTGCCGCAAGTGCGCCCTGACCTGCGGCCACTCGGAGGCAACGATCGAGTAGACGCACGTGTCGCGGAGCGCGCCGTCGGCCGTCCTCCTATGGGCGCGCAGCACGCCGTCGAGCTTGGCGCCGAGACGCTCGATAGCCTGCCGCGACTGGTG
Encoded here:
- a CDS encoding tyrosine-protein phosphatase, producing the protein MTSPIAHSSLPWDGAVNAHHVAGRLFRMGRREWLTAAGWQDMYDDGVRAVVDLRNPDERVRRPTDPEVPAELLPDMRILSAPTEDQGNAEFMARVGRYLSDPAYYAVNAEMFPDKIAAAFRALAQAGGRGGGVVVHCSAGRDRTGLIVSLALKLAGREELVADQYASGLRGINAWHAVSPIKHPYESHVPEEQLRQLLGEKLERLHTFLAATDVEGLLRAPGGDRAAGLSDAEILAVANLLDA
- a CDS encoding lysine N(6)-hydroxylase/L-ornithine N(5)-oxygenase family protein; the encoded protein is MIPSPTTDLTDGQVFDAVGIGAGPFNLGFAALATGAPDLRVAVFDAADDFTWHPGMMLPGTHLQVPFMADLVTLADPSNEHSFLNYLKASGRLYPFYIRENFYALRREYSDYLRWAAHRLDSVRFGHTVTDVTHEDGSYRVTVQTPAGARTVRALNLVLGTGTQPWVPDTVDPVALATGDAFHTSEYAHRRTQLADRHRIAVVGSGQSAAEVVADLLETWVDTPHEETGEPRELVWMTRSPRFFPLEYTKLTLEMTSPEYIDHFHGLPTSRRDALGAAQKGLYKGINADLIDHIHELMYMRDVESAPGRVRLMAATSLDTLTSRVDGLRLNVHNDDDGGAHALDVDTTVLATGYGYREPGFLSGIEDRIRRLPDGRFDVDREYSIGVHSDVLVQNAELHTHGFTAPDLGMGAYRNSVIINRIASREVYPVEQRIAYQEFGSSKPAAGTTHQYDDAAPATAPAETGAAPRQEATR
- a CDS encoding GNAT family N-acetyltransferase, with product MTLTTETTATAGTRATTPSITFRPVAPQADAALLHSWIATEHARFWGMPEATEAEVRAEYERLDAETHHRALIAERDGVPQFLAEVYDPAHSQLAGQYAHRDGDAGLHLLLPAAESPVPGFSEAAMTAALTHVFSDPSVVRVVVEPDAANTAVHALNSRVGFRPLGRVDLPPFGSEPAKRALLSFCDRYDFARATGAASTIAAHLDPVRWAAANRHVVAKAIGEFAHERIFEPEATDGGTYVLRGTGRDGVVHEYAFAATRHLLNHWRVDADSLTHTAGGVAQSVDAQEFAVQFQTVLGISDAQLPTYVEELGSTLASHCYKQLHSTASAAELAAGTGEPMVDFQRIEAAMTEGHPCFVANNGRLGLGAQDYLDYAPETGSAVAIEWVALHSSRARYDAVQGLAHRDLLAAELGTGTLGAFDARLAAALAGTGLDPADYLYLPVHPWQWEHRLAVTFAPDVATRKMVHLGAGDDLYQPQQSIRTFFNRTSPEKWYVKTALSVVNMGFLRGLSAKYMESTPAINEWLEEVVASDAELHERRVELLKEVAAVGYRSPLFESATDATSAYRKMLAALWRESPAERIGEDEQLATMASLLHVDADGNSLAAAMIRRSGVGAEAWLQCYLDAYLVPLVHFLIRYDLVFMPHGENIILVTRNGLPDRMLMKDLAEEVAVIGPRTPLPEDIERIRVDVPAEERVFSIFTDVFDCFFRFLAPLLAGEGLITEEEFWGVVRERLRAYRERNPELAADFDELGLFADGFSLSCLNRLQLRNNQQMLDLGDQAGGLIYAGTLENPIA